The genomic window TATGGTTCGTTACCTATTCACATTATTATAAAATTTAGGAAGGGGAGAGCGCGAGAGGGGAGAACCCTTTTTAAAGGGTTTCCCCTCTCGCACTTCCTTTCCTTAAATAAATCATGATTCCATTGACGATGCTCAATTCGTACCGGGTCGAGGCGTATGCGGCCTGTTGTCTGTTTCCCCGGACGGCGGCGGAGCTGGCTCGGGCGCTTAAGTTTGGGGACGGGGTGGCCGTGCATGTGCTTGGCCACGGCTGCAACGTGATTCTGTCGCGGCCGTATTACGACGCCACACAACGGTTCGTGTGTCTGCGGGAGCTGGAAACGGCCATTGTCGTGGACGGGGAGCGGGTGCGGGCCGGGGCCGGGGCGCGGCTGCGCGACCTGTGCCGGGCGGCGGCCAGGGCCGGCCTGTCCGGCCTGGAAAACCTGTGGGACATTCCGGGGAGTGTGGGCGGCGCGGCCTGCATGAACGCCGGAGCCTACGGGACCTCGTTTTACGACGCGGTCACGGCCGTGGAAGCGCTTTTACCAGGTCGGGAGGACGTGACGATGCTGTCCCGCGAGGAGTGCGCGCCCGCCTATCGCACAACGGCCTTCCAGGGCGGACCGGGCGTGGTCACTGCCGTGCATTTGCGGCTTTCGCCGGACGATCCGGCCCGGATCACGGCGGCCATGGGACGCATCGGCAAGCTGCGCCGGGGCAGGCT from Solidesulfovibrio fructosivorans JJ] includes these protein-coding regions:
- the murB gene encoding UDP-N-acetylmuramate dehydrogenase, whose translation is MIPLTMLNSYRVEAYAACCLFPRTAAELARALKFGDGVAVHVLGHGCNVILSRPYYDATQRFVCLRELETAIVVDGERVRAGAGARLRDLCRAAARAGLSGLENLWDIPGSVGGAACMNAGAYGTSFYDAVTAVEALLPGREDVTMLSREECAPAYRTTAFQGGPGVVTAVHLRLSPDDPARITAAMGRIGKLRRGRLPYDLPSAGSVFRRPEGAPPVGVIMEEAGLKGFGIGGARISRRHAGFIVNAGGATGADILAVIDVMRAAARERYGVELRLEQVVI